One window of the Salvia miltiorrhiza cultivar Shanhuang (shh) chromosome 6, IMPLAD_Smil_shh, whole genome shotgun sequence genome contains the following:
- the LOC130987791 gene encoding acetolactate synthase 1, chloroplastic-like produces MAAAASTSASPAITRNTSLLTKPKLISRFTVPFPPSPHHSAAAAASCRRPMQISSVLSSPKPQTGEQEAFVSRFGPDEPRKGSDVLVEALEREGVTDVFAYPGGASMEIHQALTRSDIIRNVLPRHEQGGVFAAEGYARASGVPGVCIATSGPGATNLVSGLADALLDSVPMVAITGQVPRRMIGTDAFQETPIVEVTRSITKHNYLVLDVDDIPRIVKEAFFIARSGRPGPVLIDVPKDIQQQMVIPNWNQPMRLTGYLSRLPKPPSEMLLEQIGRLVSESKKPVLYVGGGCLNSSEELRKFVELTGIPVASTLMGLGSYPGSDEDFALQMLGMHGTVYANYAVDKSDLLLAFGVRFDDRVTGKLEAFASRAKIVHIDIDSAEIGKNKQPHVSICADLKLALEGLNSILEEKVRDGDVKLDFSAWRDELKEQRIKHPLSFKTFGDAIPPQYAIQMLDELTGGKAIISTGVGQHQMWAAQFYKYNRPRQWLTSGGLGAMGFGLPAAIGAAVARPDAVVVDIDGDGSFIMNVQELATIRVENLPIKIMLLNNQHLGMVVQWEDRFYKANRAHTYLGNPSDESQIFPNMLKFAEACDIPAARVTRKEELRAAMQKMLDTPGPYLLDVIVPHQEHVLPMIPSGGAFKDVITEGDGRTKY; encoded by the coding sequence ATGGCGGCCGCCGCTTCCACCTCCGCATCCCCAGCCATCACCAGGAACACCTCTCTCCTCACCAAGCCGAAGCTCATCTCACGATTCACCGTTCCATTCCCCCCAAGCCCCCATcactccgccgccgccgccgcctcctgcCGCCGCCCGATGCAAATCTCAAGCGTCCTATCCTCTCCTAAGCCGCAGACCGGCGAGCAGGAGGCCTTCGTCTCCCGATTCGGCCCCGACGAGCCGCGCAAGGGCAGCGACGTCCTCGTGGAGGCGCTGGAGCGCGAGGGCGTCACCGACGTCTTCGCCTACCCCGGCGGCGCGTCGATGGAGATCCACCAGGCGCTGACGCGCTCCGACATCATCCGCAACGTCCTCCCCCGCCACGAGCAGGGCGGCGTCTTCGCCGCCGAGGGCTACGCCCGCGCCTCCGGCGTCCCCGGCGTCTGCATTGCCACCTCCGGCCCCGGCGCCACCAATCTGGTCTCCGGACTCGCCGACGCCCTCCTCGACAGCGTGCCGATGGTGGCGATCACCGGCCAGGTCCCACGCCGCATGATCGGCACCGATGCGTTCCAGGAAACCCCAATCGTCGAGGTAACTAGGTCAATAACGAAGCATAATTATCTTGTATTGGATGTTGATGATATTCCTAGAATTGTGAAAGAGGCCTTCTTTATAGCCCGGTCTGGTAGGCCCGGCCCTGTTCTAATCGATGTTCCGAAAGATATTCAACAGCAAATGGTGATTCCGAATTGGAACCAGCCAATGCGATTGACTGGTTATTTGTCTAGATTGCCTAAGCCTCCTAGCGAGATGTTGTTGGAGCAGATAGGTAGGTTAGTATCCGAGTCGAAAAAACCAGTGCTTTATGTAGGAGGGGGTTGTTTGAATTCGAGTGAGGAGTTGAGGAAATTTGTCGAGCTCACTGGAATCCCCGTTGCAAGCACGTTGATGGGGCTCGGCTCTTATCCTGGTTCGGATGAGGATTTCGCCTTGCAAATGCTGGGAATGCACGGCACTGTATATGCAAACTATGCAGTAGACAAGAGTGATTTGTTGCTTGCATTTGGGGTTAGGTTTGATGATCGTGTGACTGGTAAGCTCGAGGCGTTTGCTAGTCGGGCTAAGATCGTTCACATTGATATTGACTCGGCTGAGATTGGGAAGAATAAGCAACCTCATGTGTCAATTTGTGCTGATCTCAAGTTGGCTCTTGAGGGGTTGAATTCCATACTTGAGGAGAAAGTGAGGGATGGTGATGTTAAACTCGACTTTTCAGCGTGGAGGGATGAGTTGAAGGAGCAAAGGATCAAACACCCCTTGAGTTTCAAGACATTTGGAGATGCAATTCCTCCTCAATACGCGATTCAGATGCTTGATGAGTTGACGGGTGGGAAGGCTATCATTAGTACTGGCGTCGGGCAGCATCAGATGTGGGCTGCTCAGTTCTACAAGTACAATAGGCCGAGGCAGTGGCTGACATCGGGTGGTCTTGGTGCAATGGGGTTTGGTCTGCCTGCAGCCATTGGAGCTGCTGTGGCGAGACCTGATGCTGTCGTTGTGGACATTGATGGTGACGGGAGTTTCATCATGAATGTTCAAGAGCTGGCTACAATAAGAGTGGAGAACCTTCCTATCAAGATCATGCTGTTGAATAACCAGCACTTGGGCATGGTGGTTCAATGGGAAGACCGGTTCTATAAGGCCAACCGAGCTCACACTTATCTAGGAAACCCTTCGGATGAGTCGCAGATATTCCCCAACATGCTCAAGTTCGCAGAGGCTTGCGACATACCAGCAGCCCGGGTGACTAGGAAGGAAGAACTGAGGGCGGCAATGCAGAAGATGCTGGATACCCCCGGCCCGTACTTGTTGGATGTGATTGTCCCTCATCAAGAGCATGTGCTGCCTATGATTCCCAGTGGCGGCGCTTTCAAAGATGTGATCACTGAAGGCGACGGAAGAACTAAATATTGA